gaaaaatgtatatagtATATTACAAATAGTGAATAGTAAAATGTATAAGATGTAAATTAAATGATACCTACcttcataatattatttgtgaATCTACGTAAATtttgatttaattttataattgttatttaaatatatatcataaaataagttgataacaaaaaagatttgtattattattcatcATACAGTTAAACAAATACATTAATGTATCAAGATTACTATAATATTAACACATTTTGTACGAGtattacactttttttttattacattttttctaaatatatatatttaactaaaaaaaaaagtagtttGTGTTTCTACAAACATATCatttacaaataaacatttaaattagaattaacttaaaataatttttaaaaattattatacaaaaataataattaagtCATTACATTCTTATAaagaatacatatttttatgaattataaatatataaaaaaaatgattttttaaacatattgTAGACTATAAAGTAAGGAATGTGTTATTAGTAAAACTAGAAAAtttcacaaaaaatatatattttaaatttattaaaattttttcttcatttttataaatcctaatatattttttatcaataatAAGTACATTTTccgaaatataatatttataaaattagaataatttcaatgaaaacttaaaaatagtaattattCTAGAAATACCTAGAACAATAgcatatatctatattttatacattacatatgataaatatattcataatttctaagtaataaaaaataatgaaaaaaaaatttgtttaattacTACAATaagtaattaaattatacgtggtgaatatatataaatgaattgaTGTTgtgtaattttaattaaagttacttttttataaataatattaattatattattatatagcGTCCTTTTTtaggtattttttttttttttttttgactgtagtaaaatattctatatttgttaattaagaaaaaatattaaaaaaaaataagagttattattttatttttggaaGTGTATAACATgatattaattttctttttattttatatattacaatattagAGACTATAAcatgaaacaaaatattagttttatcttttacatcaaaatttttatgtttatccttttaatttGGATGTGTCATTTTTGCAGTGACATGGTATGATAAAACTTTTTGAGGGAATTTGTATTATTcacatttttattgtttatttttattaatgattGTTTCAGGAATGGGAatatttatccatttttatatgaaatacttataaattttttttttagaatagGTTTAACGAAATTTTGGATGAGAATTATGGCTCtggaaaaaaattagataaaCGAATTTATCGattattagtaaaatataaaaaggatattttttcaaatgttGGAGATTTAGAATTAAAGATcccatataataaaaaatggaagagCGAAAAATCATGTACAATTGATGATGAAAAATGggtcaaagaaaaaaaagaaaaattatatagaagCTTATTATATAAGGAACAATTGATTAAGCaacttatgaaaaataaaaacaccATGTTTCATAAGTCATATAatcattatgaaaaaaaaataatgaatggaCTTGATGataaagttttttttaataaaatgatgttaattaatgataaggattacaaaaaattaaaacgtaAAAAGTACGGATTACGATTttgtttacttttattaatgtTCCTGTTGGTATCAGTGATACCTATAGTAGATTTATCATTAGGGAATTTTAAAACCATAggtattttaataaattcattatGTCAGTTATCAGGGTATGATGAATCTAGTTTAACGGGTAGTGCTCCTGAGAATCCTTTATCTGCTT
The sequence above is drawn from the Plasmodium malariae genome assembly, chromosome: 5 genome and encodes:
- the PmUG01_05042600 gene encoding Plasmodium exported protein, unknown function, whose amino-acid sequence is MKQNISFIFYIKIFMFILLIWMCHFCSDMNRFNEILDENYGSGKKLDKRIYRLLVKYKKDIFSNVGDLELKIPYNKKWKSEKSCTIDDEKWVKEKKEKLYRSLLYKEQLIKQLMKNKNTMFHKSYNHYEKKIMNGLDDKVFFNKMMLINDKDYKKLKRKKYGLRFCLLLLMFLLVSVIPIVDLSLGNFKTIGILINSLCQLSGYDESSLTGSAPENPLSAFWFSTCQLKNYIGFKIFSILTYCLPMLILGSLIVRGIYYYYKNIIKHKKIRFLETFNEW